GACTTTTTAATTCTGCTACTACTTGCAGAATTATCCAATTTAACCTTCATCGAAAAAGAAAACTTCACTGATGGACGTTCACAATAAAAGATCTATGCTTGACATAAGACGAATTCTTCGAGTTAATTCTACTTCCGCAGAAGAAATCTTGTGGGAAGAAATTCGCAACAAAAAATTAAACGGATTAAAATTTAAACGACAACATAGTATCGGCAATTATGTGGTAGATTTCTATTGTGCATCCAAAAGATTGATTATCGAATTAGATGGTGAAGTTCACAATACTGAAGAACAAAAAGAAAAAGATCAACACAGAGATCAAAATTTGAAGGAAATGAATTTTAAAATCCTAAGAATATCCAATTCCCAGGTATTAAATGATATAGAAACAGTTAAACGTTTACTTTTATCATAATTGCGGAGCCACACCCCTCTCCTTGAACAAGGAGAGGGGCTAGGGGTGAGGTCTCACCCCAATCACCGCCATCATTCTACCAGTAACACCTTTTTCTTTCCGATGAGAGAAAAAGGTGTTGTT
This portion of the Bacteroidota bacterium genome encodes:
- a CDS encoding endonuclease domain-containing protein — protein: MLDIRRILRVNSTSAEEILWEEIRNKKLNGLKFKRQHSIGNYVVDFYCASKRLIIELDGEVHNTEEQKEKDQHRDQNLKEMNFKILRISNSQVLNDIETVKRLLLS